The Bacillaceae bacterium IKA-2 DNA window ATTTTATCTGAAGAGCAGTTACCAAGTTGGAAATAGCTGTCTCAAATCTATCTGGAATGCCACATCATTAATCTGCCTAGCACAGATTCAGATCCACTTACTTTTGGGAAAAGGGACCTGTCCCCATGTTGTTCTCCCCATGTTGTTCAGCAGTTGGCAAACGAGTAGTGATTTTCATGAGAGATATTAGTATAATATTATGGGGAAGTTTGATATATTTAGTAAGTTCATAAAAGAGATATTAAGATTGTGAAGGATTACACTTAAAATAACCGTAGCAACGAGGTATAAAACGATGAAAAAAACATTACGTTTCTGGATATTACTACTTACTATTTTCGTTATAATAGGTATTTTATGTAGTACTCTATTCTCAGCTTATCTTGTAACAAAGCAAAATGTAATTAATCAGTCACTTGAGATTAATCGTGTATATTCTGAAAAACTTGCACAAATAACTGGAGAAGTATTTACATCAATGAAACAGCATTTAGAATCTAGACAGGATGATATTGCGATCGATCTAGATAATGCTGAAATGATAGACAAAAAATTAGAGCGATTATTACATAGTAGTCACGATTTTAATTCATTAACTGTGGTTAATAATGAAGGGATTATTCTAAGTACCGCGCCTGATTTATCAATCGCGGGAAAAGAACTAACTTCTATAGGTGCCAAAGAATCATTAGAACAAAAAAGAACACTTGTATCAGTTCCTTATACAGCAGTCACAAATCGACTTATTATCATGGTTTCCACTCCGTTATGGGGAGAAGACAGTGAATATTTAGTTTTTTTAGCTGGTACGATTTATTTAGAAGAAGAAAATATTTTATCGTCTATACTAGGAAAGCATTTTGCCGAGGACGGATCGTATGTATATGTTGTCGATAATAGTGGTACGTTAATTTATCATCCAGAAATAAACCGAATTGGAGAAATTGTCGAAAATAATGAAGTGATTGAAAAGTTGAAAACTGGTCAAAATGGGTCTCAGTTTATCACTAATTCAAAGGGGATCGACTTTCTTGCTGGATATACAAACGTTGATTTAAGTCAGTGGGGAGTTGTATCACAAACACCTTATAATGTTGCAATTAGCCCTGTAATAGATATAATTAAAAAAATGTTTTTGTACTCTATTCCTTTTGTTACTTTGTTTATTATTATTACAATTTTTTTAACAGAAAAATTGGCATCGCCGCTTCGAAAGTTAGCGCTATGTGCTGCTAATTATAATGATAATAGTAAAATGAAGGATATGTTCGTTATTCCTTCATGGTATTTTGAAGCGGAACAATTAACGAAAACGATAAAAGACTTTGCAAATAAACAAGATAATAGTATTAATAACTATAAAAATAAGTCTTTAACAGACTCGCTTACAGGGTTAGCTAACCGCAGGTATGTAGAAGATATATTAGAAATCTGGAAGTACGACAAAGATGTTTTCTCCCTGATAATTATTGATATTGATTACTTTAAGAAAGTTAACGATCAATTTGGACATCAAACTGGAGATGAAGTACTACTTTTTTTATCTAATAAAATGAAAGAGTTTGTAAGAAAAGTTGATGTAGTTGCGAGATTTGGCGGAGAAGAATTTGTTATTTTGTTAGTTAATACAAGAGATACTGAAGCTTTGAGTCTGGCAGAGAGAATTCGTGAAAATGTTAGTAATGCAATTAGTCCTACGGGTGGGAATATTACAATTTCTTTAGGGATAGGCACTTATCATAAAAGTGAAGAAATAAAATCATTATTTAAACGCGCAGATGATGCTTTATATCAAGCTAAAAGAGAAGGTCGTAACAAATCAGTGTTGTCTCGACCTTACGAAAAATAGTTGTTAATAAATGGTTAACGAGAGTCCCTGCTGATTTGCAACACGAATCAACAGGGTATTTGTTATTAGGAATCCTCCGATGTGTTCTAATAGATTGATGTTTGTTTGAGAGGAAACTTCTTACAATTAGAGAATTAATAGACTATACTGTGAAGAAGGGCGGTAGCAGTGAGAGGAGACACATTATGAGTTTATTATTCCAAAATTCAATTGAAAAGATAGATAAACTTGCTCAACTAGCATATGACAGGCTGTTCGAATTAGACCCGAAACTTGAAACGGAATATAACGATCGACAGAAAAGATCGATGTATCAAGATATTTTATCAAGTATAGAATATCTTAATTTGGCTATGAAATTTAATGATAACAAAATATTTATTGGCTATGCAGTGTGGCTTTACCAATCGCTTAGTTATTCGATAAAAAAATTGGGGAACGAGCGCATCAAGGATCAGATGTGTATGCGTTATCAGGTTCTAGAAGAGCTAATAGGAGATCATTTATCAGCCGATGAGGCTTCGCAGGCCTATCATCATTTGGATAACGCAATTATGGCTACCGAAAATGAATTTGTTAATTTTCAAATTTCTTCGCGATTTGAAGCGCCTGAATATCTAAATATTAAAAGAGAATATCTAAGCCTTCTTCTTAAAAATGATGCGAAAGGGGCTTATTATCTGATTGAAAGATCTTTTAATTCTGGAGTGAAGTTGGATGATATTTATTTGAAGGTACTTCAAGAGGTCTTGTATGAGCTCGGAAATCTTTGGCATCAAAATATCATTTCGATTGATAAAGAGTATTACTGCACATCGACAACACAAATTGTATTGTCCCAATTTTATCCACTTATTTTTAGTCAACCTAAGAACGGATACAAAATCCTCTCGTGTGCAGTTGGAACATAACTACATGAAATTGGAATTCGGATGGTTTCAGATTTATTTGAATTCCATGGTTGGGATAGTGTGTATTTGGGTGCAGCAGTTCCAGCAGATGCAATATTAAATGCTATCACTGAGCATAGCCCTCATTTAATTGCCTTGTCAGTTACGATGCCTCAGCATCTTTCTATGTGTTATGAGCTCGTCAATACGATAAGAAAACAGTTTCCAACTCTTACTATTTCTGTTGGAGGCAGAGCGTTTCAAACTACAGATCAATTATGGAAAAAATGGGATGTCGATATATCTACGGAAACAGCTGATCAGTTGGTCGAGTGGGCGAATCTTAATATTGCGAGTAAAGGAGGGATCTAGATGATTAGTTTTTTGGTACGCGTTGGTAGATTAGGTACGATTAAGGAAATTAAATGGTGTAACCCTGCCTATATCATTCCAACTGCTAATGTATCTTTTTCTGAATTAATCGCAGATTCTGATACAGTGTTGTTGGATCAAATTGTTGAAAGCTGCAATGGTCAGAATTTTTGTCATCATCATTTGCCGTTAAAATTAAAAGAACACAATATAAAAGTATTCTTACACCTGTTTGTAACTGGCGAAGACATGTTAATTTTAGGAGTCGATCAGCAAGTATCTTACCTTAATAAATCCAGTGATGAATTCAAAGAAATCATTTATAAATTCATGAGTGTTGTTGGTAAAACTTTCAATGGTGAGGACATGCCGATTTCGGAGAAAGTACTTTTTCAGATTGAAAAAACTCAGGCTCTTAACAATGAATTGATTAACACGAAAAGGATGTTAGAAAAAGCAAATGCGCAATTAAATATTTTGAATTTGGATTTAAACAACAAGCTTGAAAAAGATCCCTTGACAGGATTAGTCAGTAAATACCAGTACAAGACAGAAATTGAGGAGGCTATTTCCAAACACCCTGGGAAGCTAGCTGTTTTTACTTTTATAGATATTGATAATTTTAAAGCGGTTAATGACAATTATGGACATGCAACAGGAGATAACTATTTAATTGAGTTTGCAGAACGCTTGAAAAGGTTAAGTCCTGAAAATTCCATAATAATGAGAATTGGAGGAGATGAATTTGGACTTTTTACTTATGGCTTAGCTCAGGTTGATAAGGAATTTATTAAAATGATATGGGAGGAGCTCAAAACTCATCTGGTATCAAATCCGATTGAAGTTGATGGGGTTGATTTAGAAATTAAAATTAGTGCAGGCATGGCGGTATATGGGAGAGATACATATGACATTAATGAACTGATTGAGCATGCGGACGTTGCAATGTATAAAGCAAAAGACAGTGGAAAAAACAATTTCTGTATTTTTGGAGAGTCTGAAATAAACTCAAAAAAGTCGCAGTTAACTTATAATGGAAAGTAGTATTTGTTTAAGTGACTGAAATAATAATAACAGTTGATGAACAGCTGTTATTGGAATTATCTAGAGAGAAAATAATATCATAAAAATGCATCTTGTAGGTGCAGTCATTGTCGAGAATGGAAAATTTTTTTGGCACAAAAGGGGCGAAGTTAGTTGCTTACCTTATCATTTTCACAACACCATTCTCGTTTAGCTTCTCTTTTACCACCCAGTCATCAAGATTAGATGCAGTAACCGAAACCGAATCTGATTACACATTTAAAGGGTGGTGAAACGGTTTAAGAAATAAGTACAGTTAATTATCTGAGTTTGGCTATAAATATTTTTTTAGCCTAATGTTACACAATTTTTTCCATTTCCTTTACTTTGAAAAAGTAATCCATCAACTCTTTCAAGGGCACCCTGAATGGTATCTTCCTCTTTAAATATGGTCGCTCCAATAGAAATAGTAACAGATAAATTGCTCTCGTTTTTACGAAGTGAAGAAGCCTCGGTCAGCATTCTAATTTTTTCACAAATATTCAAAAGTTGTTCTTCATTAATGCCGGTTAAAACCGCGACAAACTCCTCGCCCCCCCATCTACCCACAAGGTCTGAAGATCTTACTACCGATGACATGGTTTTGGCTACAATCTTAAGTACTTCATCACCTGTTAGATGATCAAACTGATTATTAAAATCTCTGAAATTATCAATATCCATAAAAGCAATACCGAATGGAATACCGAGCATTTTAAATTCATTCATTTTAAAAGATAAAAAATTATTGATATAGTGGCGGTTGGCGAGCCCCGTCAGCTGATCCTTGAGAGCTAAAACCTTAAGTTCTTCAACCTGTTCAAGCAGCTCGTGCTTTTTAGAATCATCAACAAAAATTTCCACTGCTCCAAGAATTGTATCACCGTTATAAATAGCAATCGTACGAACCGTAACTGGAACGCGATGCCCGTTTTTGTGATGTAAATAAAGGGAGCCTTCACGCATATCCCCATCTGTAATCGTCTCATGAAGTGGACAGCCATTAAAACATAATTGATTACCAAGATTGTCTACATGGTTTAAAATATTATTAAAACAAGCTTTTCCAAGTACCTCGGATGAAGTAAATCCTGAAATTCTCTCAGCTCCTTGATTCCAAAACGTTATGGTTCGATGCTTATCGACATAATACACGCCTTCATAAAAATTCTCTAGAATGGTCTTATATAATTTCTCTTCCATCATCCTGACCCCCCATAAATTAAACTGTACCCCTACCCTAAATTCAATTTAACTTGGTTACTCTCTATAAGAAACACGAATCGACAAATAATTAACGAAATATTTTGTTAATTATACAATTTTTGAGTCAATATATCTACTTTTTTGCATTAGTGGACTCAATAAAAAACGAGGATATGGAATTAGTACATATTATTGTATAAAAAAGTAATTTTTTGAAGTTTAAAAAATCACTTTGATGCCCTGAAGTCGGATCGTTTGGAATGCTAACTTTTCGCTTTCTGCACAAGCTGCAGTGAAAATTACTGAGAAGGCTACTGATTTCAAAACACTTTATCATTCAGGCTGGTATCGATATCCGATTCACTTACCTTTGGGACAAGGTGCCTGTCCCCATGTGGTCTCCCCATGTGGTCATGGCTTAATCTAATTCGTTGTATACCCCCCTGTGTAATTGTATAATAAGAATTACATTGAAACATTAAATCTACTTGAGTGCAATTATTGTATAGAGAATAGAGTAGTTGCTTTGATAACAATTGGGAAGGGGAATAAGTGATGTCGCGTAAAGCTGATGATTCAAAAGCTTTAGAAAATTCTTTGGTACAAAGTTACATCGCTTCTCCAGAAAAGCAACGACAGCTATATCGTCGAACATTGATTATTGTTGTCATTTCACAAATTTTCGGCGGCGCCGGTCTAGCAGCAGGGATAACTGTTGGGGCACTGCTTGCACAAGACATGCTAGCGACAGATAGTTTTGCGGGAGTTCCAGCTGCTTTGTTCACTTTGGGTTCTGCTGGGGCAGCGCTAATTGTTGGACAACTCTCGCAACGTTTTGGACGCCGTTGGGGACTTGCTACGGGTTTCTTGGCTGGCGGTATTGGTGCGATTGGAATTGTGATTTCAGCAGTATTTAATAATATTCCACTTTTTTTTGCTTCACTCATAATCTATGGTGCCGGAACAGCAACTAACCTACTAGCGCGCTATGCTGGTACCGATTTAGCAAATTCGAAACAGCGTGCTACAGCAATTAGTATTGCATTGGTATCAACCACATTCGGAGCTGTTGCGGGGCCAAACTTGGTTGGTGTAATGGGGCGGTTTGCTACATCAATCGGTGTTCCAACTCTTGCTGGTCCATTCATTCTAGCAGGAGCAGCCTACATCCTTGCCGGTTTGGTAATCTTAGCTTTACTTCGACCAGACCCACTAGTCATTGCAAAAGCGATTGCTGATGCTCAGAAAAAAGATGAGGTTAATCTTTCAGAAACAAAATCAACTACCTTATCAATTAACAAACATGGGATCATAGTTGGAACCACAATAATGGTCTTAACCCAAATTGTCATGATTGCAATTATGACAATGACACCAATTCATATGGGACGCCATGGTTTTAGCTTAGATGAGATAGGACTCGTAATTGGCATCCATATTGGTGCAATGTTTCTACCGTCTCTGGTAACTGGTGTTCTCGTAGATAAAATTGGACGTACGACAATGGCAATTGCTGGTAGTGTTACTCTCCTTGCTGCTGGTGTTCTGGGTGCTATAGCACCTACTGATTCCCTTGTGGCACTCATTATTGCACTAGCTTTACTAGGACTCGGCTGGAACTTTGGTTTAATTAGTGGAACAGCACTGATTGTCGATTCAACACAGCCATCCACTCGTGCAAAGACGCAAGGATCTGTAGATGTCTTTATAGCTTTGGGTGGGGCAATTGGGAGGGCTTTCCGGGATCGTTTTAGCACAATTGGGTTACGCGACACTCTCGCTTGCTGGAGGTGTCATTTCACTATTGCTTATTCCAGTCGTTATTTGGTTCCGTCGTAATCAAAAACCTGTCATTTAATTGATGGGTGTATTCACAAAATGATTTAACCAAGAACACTCGTGACTTTAGTCAAGAGTGATTTAGAATATTTTTACAAGTTGCCTCAGGAGACTGTATAATAAATAAAAACAGCTGATGAACAAATGTCTTTGGAGGTTATTATGAATGAAAAAGTACGTGTTGTAGGAGCAGTTATTGTAGAGAATGGAAAAATTTTATGTGCACAAAGAGGTCCTGGCAAGGCTCTGGCTGCTCTGTGGGAGTTTCCAGGTGGGAAAATCGAGTCTAATGAAACGCCTGAACAGGCTTTGGTACGTGAGATTCGTGAAGAGATGCTTTGCCAAATCGAGATTGGTAATCAGGTAGAGCGGACGGTTCATGAGTATGATTTTGCGACGATCGATTTGACAACGTTTTATTGCAAGTTGATCGAAGGAAAACCCACATTAACGGAACATGTCAGAATTGAGTGGTTAAGTCCAGATGAGTTAGATACGCTTGAGTGGGCCCCAGCCGATATTCCGACTATCCAGAAGCTTGCGTCAGGAGAAACAATTCACCAGTAATGACCTAAACCAATTTGGTAAAGTAATTATCGAAGGGGCGGGGAGGGGAATTCCCCTCCTGAAGATGTCGGAGGTAACTACCGATACGAGGAATTTCTGGTAATTATTTCTGACCCCAACCACCCCGAACATTACGACTTGCTTCAATGGGGGCAAATGTAAGGTTATCAGAATTTTGACATTGATTACATAAACAAAGAACTGAAATTAAAATCAACTAGATTCTAAAGTTAGCATCTATAGGATGTCCTTGAATCTTTTAGTAGATGAACAGTACGGCACTTGAATTGGAGGAATTGTAAATGGAGATTGGTATAAGTACGTTTGTAGAAACAACACCGGACGTTCAAACCGGTGAAGTGATAAGTCATGCTCAACGATTGCGTGAAGTTGTAGAGGAAATAGTACTTGCTGATCAGGTAGGGTTGGATGTCTTTGGTGTTGGCGAGCATCACCGCAAAGATTTTGCTGCATCGTCACCTGCAGTAGTCCTAGCTGCGGCAGCTTCACAGACGAAGCGAATCAGGTTAACAAGTGCGGTAACGGTACTTTCTTCCGCTGATCCAGTACGCGTATTCCAAGATTTTGCTACAGTTGACGGTATTTCGAACGGTCGAGCAGAGATCATGGCTGGCCGCGGCTCTTTCGTCGAATCGTTTCCGCTGTTTGGTTATGATCTCCAAGACTATGAAGAGTTATTTGATGAGAAGCTGGAGTTGTTGTTGAAATTACGAGATTCCGAAAAAGTGACGTGGAAAGGTGGGCATCGACCGGCAATTAACAATCTAGGTGTTTATCCGCGCCCAGTGCAAAATCCTTTGCCAGTTTGGATTGGGAGCGGGGGTAATTCGGAATCGGTCATTCGCGCCGGTGTGCTCGGATTACCGCTAGTCTTAGCGATTATCGGAGGAAGTCCGGTGCAGTTTGCAGCGCTCGTAAAGCTCTATAAAAGAGCGGCAACTAAAGCAGGCCATGATATATCGAAGTTGCCGGTTGCCTCGCATTCGCACGGTTTCATCGCCGAGGATACCGAGACCGCGGCTGACAAATTTTTTCCTTCAACCCAACATGTCATGAATGTACTTGGCAAAGAGCGTGGATGGGGGCATTACGATCGTTCGAGTTTTGATGCAGCACGTAGTTTTGAAGGGGCGTTGTACGTTGGAGACTCGAAAACAGTTGCTGAGAAAATTATTCATCTACGCAAGAACGTAGGAATAACCCGTTTTTTTCTGCACGTACCGGTTGGAACAATGCCTCATGATGATGTTATGAGAACCATTGAGCTGTTAGGAAAAGAAGTGGCTCCAATGGTTAAGGATGAAATATCTAGATGGGAAGCAAGCGGCGAGTAAAGAAGTTAACATGTGACAACCTAAATATCGTTAGTTTAAATGAATCTTGCAGTCGCATGAAGTTGGAAAAAATTAGTACTGAACTGATAATTTCCCTATAAAAAAAGTAAATAGAAAGACGCATGAATTCCATAATGGAATCATGCGTCTTTTTGTTATTACCAAAAAAATTAGTAATAGTTCAAAGCATTAATCTAAGATGTCTTCTAGTGAATGAGCGACTTGGATAAATTGGAGCTTTGTGTCACTCGGAATATGAGCAACCCCCGAACCACCTAAATAGAATTTGGTCTGACTCTTTGAGGCAAATTGGTCTAATTTACTCAGTACTAGAGGGTTTTTTTCAAAAGGGAAGCTGGTAATGATAGAAAGCATAACTTTCTCTGGTTTTAATTTCTTAATCATAGCTTCAATCGCCCCTGGTGCCGGAGAAGCTCCTAACAAAATTGTATTCCATCCT harbors:
- a CDS encoding sensor domain-containing diguanylate cyclase, producing MKKTLRFWILLLTIFVIIGILCSTLFSAYLVTKQNVINQSLEINRVYSEKLAQITGEVFTSMKQHLESRQDDIAIDLDNAEMIDKKLERLLHSSHDFNSLTVVNNEGIILSTAPDLSIAGKELTSIGAKESLEQKRTLVSVPYTAVTNRLIIMVSTPLWGEDSEYLVFLAGTIYLEEENILSSILGKHFAEDGSYVYVVDNSGTLIYHPEINRIGEIVENNEVIEKLKTGQNGSQFITNSKGIDFLAGYTNVDLSQWGVVSQTPYNVAISPVIDIIKKMFLYSIPFVTLFIIITIFLTEKLASPLRKLALCAANYNDNSKMKDMFVIPSWYFEAEQLTKTIKDFANKQDNSINNYKNKSLTDSLTGLANRRYVEDILEIWKYDKDVFSLIIIDIDYFKKVNDQFGHQTGDEVLLFLSNKMKEFVRKVDVVARFGGEEFVILLVNTRDTEALSLAERIRENVSNAISPTGGNITISLGIGTYHKSEEIKSLFKRADDALYQAKREGRNKSVLSRPYEK
- a CDS encoding B12-binding domain-containing protein codes for the protein MSLLFQNSIEKIDKLAQLAYDRLFELDPKLETEYNDRQKRSMYQDILSSIEYLNLAMKFNDNKIFIGYAVWLYQSLSYSIKKLGNERIKDQMCMRYQVLEELIGDHLSADEASQAYHHLDNAIMATENEFVNFQISSRFEAPEYLNIKREYLSLLLKNDAKGAYYLIERSFNSGVKLDDIYLKVLQEVLYELGNLWHQNIISIDKEYYCTSTTQIVLSQFYPLIFSQPKNGYKILSCAVGT
- a CDS encoding cobalamin B12-binding domain-containing protein, producing the protein MGIRMVSDLFEFHGWDSVYLGAAVPADAILNAITEHSPHLIALSVTMPQHLSMCYELVNTIRKQFPTLTISVGGRAFQTTDQLWKKWDVDISTETADQLVEWANLNIASKGGI
- a CDS encoding GGDEF domain-containing protein, which produces MISFLVRVGRLGTIKEIKWCNPAYIIPTANVSFSELIADSDTVLLDQIVESCNGQNFCHHHLPLKLKEHNIKVFLHLFVTGEDMLILGVDQQVSYLNKSSDEFKEIIYKFMSVVGKTFNGEDMPISEKVLFQIEKTQALNNELINTKRMLEKANAQLNILNLDLNNKLEKDPLTGLVSKYQYKTEIEEAISKHPGKLAVFTFIDIDNFKAVNDNYGHATGDNYLIEFAERLKRLSPENSIIMRIGGDEFGLFTYGLAQVDKEFIKMIWEELKTHLVSNPIEVDGVDLEIKISAGMAVYGRDTYDINELIEHADVAMYKAKDSGKNNFCIFGESEINSKKSQLTYNGK
- a CDS encoding diguanylate cyclase, producing the protein MMEEKLYKTILENFYEGVYYVDKHRTITFWNQGAERISGFTSSEVLGKACFNNILNHVDNLGNQLCFNGCPLHETITDGDMREGSLYLHHKNGHRVPVTVRTIAIYNGDTILGAVEIFVDDSKKHELLEQVEELKVLALKDQLTGLANRHYINNFLSFKMNEFKMLGIPFGIAFMDIDNFRDFNNQFDHLTGDEVLKIVAKTMSSVVRSSDLVGRWGGEEFVAVLTGINEEQLLNICEKIRMLTEASSLRKNESNLSVTISIGATIFKEEDTIQGALERVDGLLFQSKGNGKNCVTLG
- a CDS encoding (deoxy)nucleoside triphosphate pyrophosphohydrolase; translated protein: MNEKVRVVGAVIVENGKILCAQRGPGKALAALWEFPGGKIESNETPEQALVREIREEMLCQIEIGNQVERTVHEYDFATIDLTTFYCKLIEGKPTLTEHVRIEWLSPDELDTLEWAPADIPTIQKLASGETIHQ
- a CDS encoding LLM class flavin-dependent oxidoreductase, yielding MEIGISTFVETTPDVQTGEVISHAQRLREVVEEIVLADQVGLDVFGVGEHHRKDFAASSPAVVLAAAASQTKRIRLTSAVTVLSSADPVRVFQDFATVDGISNGRAEIMAGRGSFVESFPLFGYDLQDYEELFDEKLELLLKLRDSEKVTWKGGHRPAINNLGVYPRPVQNPLPVWIGSGGNSESVIRAGVLGLPLVLAIIGGSPVQFAALVKLYKRAATKAGHDISKLPVASHSHGFIAEDTETAADKFFPSTQHVMNVLGKERGWGHYDRSSFDAARSFEGALYVGDSKTVAEKIIHLRKNVGITRFFLHVPVGTMPHDDVMRTIELLGKEVAPMVKDEISRWEASGE